A single window of Streptococcus cristatus ATCC 51100 DNA harbors:
- the secY gene encoding preprotein translocase subunit SecY, whose translation MFFKLLKDALKIKQVRSKILFTLFIILVFRIGTTITVPGINAKALNSLSDLPFLNMLSLVSGNAMRNFSVFALGVSPYITASIVVQLLQMDLLPKFVEWGKQGEVGRRKLNQATRYISLVLAFVQSIGITAGFATLSRTKLVANPNWQTYLLIGALLTTGSVIVTWLGEQITDKGYGNGVSMIIFAGIVSGIPGMIKGIYEDYFVNIPSDRLNSSLIFVGILIIAVLVIIYFTTFVQQAEYKIPIQYTKIAQGAPSSSYLPLKVNPAGVIPVIFASSITAAPAAIFQFVSAMGYNASWVRTAQALLATTTISGMFTYALLIILFTFFYTFVQINPEKTAENLQKSGAYIPGVRPGKGTEEYMSKLLRRLATVGSLFLGIITIIPILAKDLFGLTDAVALGGTSLLIIISTGIEGMKQLEGYLLKRKYVGFMDTTTE comes from the coding sequence ATGTTTTTCAAGCTATTAAAAGACGCACTTAAAATAAAACAAGTACGGTCTAAGATTTTGTTCACACTGTTCATCATCTTAGTTTTCCGTATTGGTACAACTATAACCGTTCCAGGAATTAATGCGAAAGCATTGAACAGTTTAAGCGATTTACCTTTCTTAAACATGCTTAGTTTGGTTTCTGGGAATGCCATGCGTAACTTCTCTGTTTTTGCCCTTGGAGTTAGTCCCTATATCACGGCTTCAATCGTGGTTCAGCTCTTGCAAATGGATTTGCTTCCAAAATTTGTAGAGTGGGGCAAGCAAGGGGAAGTAGGACGGAGAAAGCTTAATCAAGCAACTCGCTATATTTCCCTGGTATTGGCCTTTGTCCAATCTATCGGGATTACAGCTGGATTTGCGACTTTGTCAAGAACTAAACTAGTAGCGAATCCAAATTGGCAAACCTATCTTTTGATTGGTGCCCTCCTCACGACAGGTTCAGTTATTGTGACCTGGTTAGGAGAGCAAATCACAGATAAGGGTTATGGTAATGGTGTATCCATGATTATCTTTGCAGGGATTGTATCTGGTATTCCTGGTATGATCAAAGGAATCTATGAAGATTACTTTGTTAATATCCCGAGCGATCGACTCAATTCGTCTTTGATTTTCGTTGGGATTTTAATTATTGCAGTTTTGGTGATTATCTATTTCACAACCTTTGTGCAACAAGCTGAGTACAAAATTCCAATTCAATATACGAAGATTGCTCAAGGTGCCCCTTCAAGTTCCTACCTACCGTTAAAAGTAAATCCTGCTGGTGTTATCCCAGTTATCTTTGCAAGTTCGATTACAGCTGCTCCAGCAGCTATCTTCCAATTTGTAAGTGCTATGGGCTATAACGCATCATGGGTTCGGACGGCGCAGGCGCTTCTGGCGACTACAACCATCAGTGGTATGTTTACCTATGCTCTCTTGATTATTCTCTTTACTTTCTTTTATACATTTGTACAAATTAATCCTGAAAAGACGGCAGAGAATTTACAAAAGAGTGGAGCCTATATCCCAGGTGTTCGTCCAGGTAAGGGAACGGAAGAATATATGTCTAAATTGCTTCGCCGTTTGGCGACAGTTGGCTCACTATTCCTAGGAATTATCACAATCATTCCGATCCTAGCCAAAGATCTTTTCGGTCTGACCGATGCAGTTGCTCTTGGGGGAACTAGTCTTCTTATCATCATTTCGACTGGTATTGAAGGGATGAAACAGTTGGAAGGCTACCTTCTGAAGCGTAAGTATGTCGGATTTATGGATACTACAACAGAATAG
- the rpsE gene encoding 30S ribosomal protein S5: MAFKDNAVELEERLVAVNRVTKVVKGGRRLRFAALVVVGDRNGRVGFGTGKAQEVPEAIRKAVEDAKKNLIEVPMVGTTIPHEVLSEFGGAKVLLKPAVEGSGVAAGGAVRAVIELAGVADVTSKSLGSNTPINIVRATVEGLKQLKRAEEVAALRGISVSDLA, encoded by the coding sequence ATGGCATTTAAAGACAATGCAGTTGAACTTGAAGAACGCTTAGTTGCAGTCAACCGTGTTACTAAAGTTGTTAAAGGTGGACGTCGTCTTCGTTTTGCAGCTCTTGTAGTAGTTGGTGACCGCAACGGTCGTGTTGGTTTCGGTACTGGTAAAGCTCAAGAAGTACCAGAAGCTATCCGTAAAGCAGTTGAAGATGCGAAGAAAAACTTGATCGAAGTTCCAATGGTTGGTACAACTATTCCTCACGAAGTTCTTTCAGAATTTGGTGGAGCGAAAGTATTGCTTAAGCCAGCTGTTGAAGGTTCTGGAGTTGCTGCTGGTGGTGCTGTTCGTGCCGTCATCGAATTGGCGGGTGTGGCAGATGTTACATCTAAATCACTTGGTTCAAACACTCCAATCAACATCGTTCGCGCAACTGTTGAAGGCTTGAAACAATTGAAACGCGCTGAAGAAGTTGCTGCCCTTCGTGGTATTTCAGTTTCTGACTTGGCTTAA
- the infA gene encoding translation initiation factor IF-1 encodes MAKDDVIEVEGKVVDTMPNAMFTVELENGHQILATVSGKIRKNYIRILAGDRVTVEMSPYDLTRGRITYRFK; translated from the coding sequence GTGGCAAAAGACGATGTGATTGAAGTCGAAGGCAAAGTAGTTGATACGATGCCGAACGCAATGTTTACGGTTGAACTTGAAAATGGACATCAGATTTTAGCAACAGTTTCTGGTAAAATTCGTAAAAACTATATTCGTATTTTAGCGGGAGATCGTGTTACTGTCGAGATGAGTCCTTATGATTTGACACGTGGACGGATCACTTACCGCTTTAAATAA
- the rpmJ gene encoding 50S ribosomal protein L36, whose amino-acid sequence MKVRPSVKPICEYCKVIRRNGRVMVICPANPKHKQRQG is encoded by the coding sequence ATGAAAGTAAGACCATCGGTCAAACCAATTTGCGAATACTGTAAAGTTATTCGTCGTAATGGCCGTGTTATGGTAATTTGCCCAGCAAATCCAAAACACAAACAACGTCAAGGATAA
- the rpsM gene encoding 30S ribosomal protein S13: protein MARIAGVDIPNDKRVVVSLTYVYGIGLPTSKKILAAAGISEDIRVKDLTSDQEDAIRREVDAIKVEGDLRREVNLNIKRLMEIGSYRGIRHRRGLPVRGQNTKNNARTRKGKAVAIAGKKK, encoded by the coding sequence ATGGCTCGTATTGCTGGAGTTGACATTCCAAATGACAAACGTGTAGTCGTTTCACTTACTTACGTGTATGGTATCGGACTTCCAACTTCTAAGAAAATTTTGGCTGCAGCTGGAATCTCAGAAGATATCCGTGTCAAAGATTTGACATCAGATCAAGAAGACGCTATCCGTCGCGAAGTGGATGCAATCAAGGTTGAAGGTGACCTTCGTCGTGAAGTAAACCTTAACATCAAACGTTTGATGGAAATCGGTTCATACCGTGGTATCCGTCATCGTCGTGGACTTCCTGTCCGTGGACAAAACACTAAAAACAATGCTCGTACTCGTAAAGGTAAAGCCGTTGCGATTGCAGGTAAGAAAAAATAA
- a CDS encoding metal ABC transporter permease, producing the protein MLNLFSYDFMQRAFLAVIAMSLFSPILGTFLILRRQSLMSDTLSHVSLAGVAFGLVLGLSPTFTTVVVVIIAAVFLEYLRTIYKNFMEIGTAILMSTGLAISLIVMSKGKSSSSMSLDQYLFGSIVTISREQVISLFVIAAVVLVLTFLFIRPMYILTFDEDTAFVDGLPVRTMSILFNIVTGVAIALMIPAAGALLVSTIMVLPASIALRIGKNFKSVILLANAIGFFGMIAGLYISYYAETPASASITIIFVSLFLLVNLVKKFMK; encoded by the coding sequence ATGCTTAATCTATTTTCCTATGATTTTATGCAGCGAGCCTTTTTAGCAGTTATTGCCATGAGCCTCTTCTCGCCGATTTTAGGTACTTTCCTTATTTTACGTCGTCAGAGCCTCATGAGTGACACGCTTAGTCACGTTTCACTGGCAGGTGTGGCCTTTGGTTTGGTTCTAGGTTTGTCACCGACCTTCACAACAGTAGTGGTAGTTATAATCGCAGCAGTCTTCTTAGAGTACCTGCGCACAATCTATAAGAATTTCATGGAAATCGGGACAGCCATTCTTATGTCAACCGGCTTAGCTATTTCCTTGATTGTTATGAGTAAGGGTAAGAGTTCTAGCTCGATGAGTCTGGATCAGTATCTGTTTGGCTCTATTGTGACTATCAGTAGGGAGCAGGTGATTTCTCTTTTTGTCATTGCTGCTGTGGTGCTTGTCTTGACCTTCCTCTTCATTCGGCCTATGTATATCTTGACCTTTGATGAGGATACGGCCTTTGTGGATGGGCTGCCTGTGCGGACTATGTCTATTCTCTTTAATATTGTGACGGGTGTTGCGATTGCCCTCATGATTCCAGCTGCGGGTGCTTTGCTGGTTTCGACCATTATGGTCTTGCCGGCCAGTATTGCCCTGCGGATTGGGAAAAATTTCAAATCGGTCATTTTGTTGGCAAATGCCATCGGCTTTTTTGGTATGATTGCCGGACTTTATATTTCTTACTATGCAGAGACGCCAGCAAGCGCCAGCATTACGATTATCTTCGTCAGCTTGTTCTTGCTGGTGAATCTGGTCAAAAAATTTATGAAATAG
- the rplF gene encoding 50S ribosomal protein L6: protein MSRIGNKVIVLPAGVEITNNDNVVTVKGPKGELTREFSKDIEIRVEGTEVTLHRPNDSKEMKTIHGTTRALLNNMVVGVSEGFKKELEMRGVGYRAQLQGSKLVLAVGKSHPDEVEAPEGITFELPNPTTIVVSGISKEAVGQTAAYVRSLRAPEPYKGKGIRYVGEFVRRKEGKTGK, encoded by the coding sequence ATGTCACGTATTGGTAATAAAGTTATCGTGTTGCCTGCTGGTGTTGAAATCACTAACAATGACAACGTTGTAACTGTAAAAGGACCTAAAGGAGAACTGACTCGTGAGTTCTCAAAAGATATTGAAATCCGTGTGGAAGGAACTGAAGTAACTCTTCACCGTCCAAACGATTCAAAAGAAATGAAAACAATCCACGGAACTACTCGTGCCCTTTTGAACAACATGGTTGTTGGAGTATCAGAAGGATTCAAGAAAGAACTTGAAATGCGTGGGGTTGGTTACCGTGCACAACTTCAAGGCTCAAAACTTGTCTTGGCTGTTGGTAAATCTCACCCAGACGAAGTTGAAGCTCCAGAAGGAATTACTTTTGAACTTCCAAACCCAACAACAATCGTTGTTAGCGGAATTTCAAAAGAAGCAGTTGGACAAACAGCTGCTTATGTACGTAGCCTTCGTGCACCAGAACCATATAAAGGTAAAGGTATCCGTTACGTTGGTGAATTCGTTCGCCGCAAAGAAGGTAAAACTGGTAAATAA
- the rplR gene encoding 50S ribosomal protein L18, with protein sequence MITKPDKNKIRQKRHRRVRGKLSGTADRPRLNVFRSNTGIYAQVIDDVAGVTLASASTLDKEVSKGTKTEQAVVVGKLVAERAVAKGISEVVFDRGGYLYHGRVKALADAARENGLKF encoded by the coding sequence GTGATTACGAAACCAGATAAAAATAAAATCCGCCAAAAACGCCACCGTCGCGTTCGCGGAAAACTCTCTGGAACTGCTGATCGCCCACGTTTGAACGTATTCCGTTCTAATACAGGCATCTACGCTCAAGTAATTGATGACGTAGCGGGTGTAACGCTCGCAAGCGCTTCAACTCTTGACAAAGAAGTTTCAAAAGGAACTAAAACTGAACAAGCCGTTGTTGTAGGTAAACTCGTTGCAGAACGTGCAGTTGCTAAAGGTATTTCTGAAGTGGTGTTTGACCGCGGTGGATATCTCTATCACGGACGTGTAAAAGCTTTGGCTGATGCAGCTCGTGAAAACGGATTGAAATTCTAA
- the rplQ gene encoding 50S ribosomal protein L17, protein MAYRKLGRTSSQRKAMLRDLTTDLIINESIVTTEARAKEIRKTVEKMITLGKRGDLHARRQAAAFVRNEIASENYNEETNKYTTTTALQKLFSELAPRYAERNGGYTRILKTEPRRGDAAPMAIIELV, encoded by the coding sequence ATGGCTTACCGTAAACTAGGACGCACTAGCTCACAACGTAAAGCAATGCTTCGTGATTTGACTACTGACTTGATTATCAATGAATCAATCGTAACAACTGAAGCTCGTGCTAAAGAAATCCGTAAAACAGTTGAAAAAATGATTACTCTTGGTAAACGTGGTGACTTGCATGCTCGTCGTCAAGCAGCAGCTTTTGTACGTAACGAAATTGCATCAGAAAACTACAATGAAGAGACTAACAAGTACACTACAACTACAGCTCTTCAAAAATTATTCTCTGAATTGGCACCTCGCTATGCTGAGCGCAATGGTGGATACACTCGTATTCTTAAGACTGAACCACGCCGTGGGGATGCTGCGCCAATGGCAATTATTGAATTAGTATAA
- a CDS encoding metal ABC transporter ATP-binding protein: MRYITVENLSFYYDKEPVLEYIHYFLDSGEFVTLTGENGAAKTTLVKASLGILQPKHGEVKISKTNERGKKLRIAYLPQQIASFNAGFPSTVYEFVKSGRYPRKGWFRRLNEHDEEHIKASLESVGMWEHRDKRIGSLSGGQKQRAVIARMFASDPDIFVLDEPTTGMDAGSKDEFYKLMHHSAHKHGKAVLMITHDPEEVRKYADRNIHLVRNQDSPWRCFNVHESDNGQEVSHA; encoded by the coding sequence ATGAGATATATCACAGTGGAAAATCTGTCCTTTTACTATGACAAGGAACCTGTGTTGGAGTATATTCATTACTTTTTGGATAGTGGCGAGTTTGTAACCTTGACAGGGGAGAATGGGGCTGCTAAGACGACACTTGTCAAGGCTAGTCTGGGGATTCTGCAGCCTAAGCATGGCGAGGTCAAGATTTCCAAGACCAATGAGAGAGGCAAGAAATTGAGAATTGCTTATCTTCCGCAGCAGATTGCTAGTTTTAATGCAGGTTTTCCTAGCACGGTTTACGAGTTTGTTAAGTCTGGCCGCTATCCGCGCAAGGGTTGGTTTCGACGTTTAAATGAACATGATGAGGAACATATCAAGGCCAGTTTGGAGTCGGTTGGAATGTGGGAACATCGGGACAAGAGGATTGGTTCTCTCTCTGGTGGTCAAAAGCAGCGGGCTGTGATTGCTCGTATGTTTGCTTCGGATCCGGATATTTTTGTCCTAGATGAGCCGACAACAGGGATGGATGCAGGCAGCAAGGATGAATTTTACAAGCTCATGCACCATAGTGCTCACAAGCATGGAAAAGCGGTCTTGATGATTACACACGATCCAGAGGAAGTTCGCAAATATGCTGATCGCAACATTCATCTGGTCCGTAATCAGGACTCACCTTGGCGCTGTTTCAATGTGCATGAAAGCGACAACGGACAGGAGGTGAGTCATGCTTAA
- a CDS encoding gamma-glutamylcysteine synthetase, which yields MQDSIAILKERYLANIKENPDLYIGIELEFPIVNLQGGATDTRVTKELLVRLNSDYGFIVERRDSEGNPIQLKASDSEDRILFEVSYNILEFAFEKAKTIQEVERRFNHYLDTIQKILRESHHELQGHGLHPFWKENDNGPVKYPRYQMLMQYLALSEKIGGDFFHRHPDYGSYICGSQVQLDVSRANFIQVINTFNQIEAAKAYLFANSELLTEDFNTRISRDRFWEESMHGLLVENVGVNPYDFKDEEDFFNYLNHTAIFNVEREGDTYYFPPIVAGEYLKQEQIKGYNLSGKESLVIPQADDFCNHRSYQYQDLTTRGTIEFRSTCAQPFDRTFAPAAFHLGLLANLEEVIAYLKDCDFFKLEGRNYKRLRRKYSQIELTQTEQDSIQSFASDLLQLAVKGLEKRKEGEECYLFPLMNER from the coding sequence ATGCAAGATTCGATTGCTATTTTGAAAGAACGTTATTTAGCCAATATAAAAGAGAATCCAGACTTATACATTGGGATTGAGTTAGAATTTCCAATTGTGAATCTTCAGGGAGGAGCGACAGATACTCGTGTAACAAAGGAGCTGTTAGTAAGGCTGAATTCAGACTATGGCTTTATCGTAGAAAGAAGGGATTCAGAGGGCAATCCTATCCAGTTAAAAGCTTCAGATAGCGAAGATCGGATACTTTTTGAAGTGTCTTATAATATTTTGGAATTTGCATTTGAAAAAGCGAAAACGATTCAAGAAGTCGAAAGACGCTTTAATCATTACCTAGACACCATTCAAAAGATTTTGCGCGAAAGTCATCATGAGCTTCAGGGACATGGTTTACATCCATTCTGGAAGGAGAATGATAATGGTCCTGTTAAATATCCCCGCTATCAAATGTTAATGCAATATCTAGCTTTGAGTGAGAAAATTGGAGGAGATTTCTTCCATCGCCATCCTGATTATGGTAGCTATATCTGTGGGAGCCAGGTACAGTTAGATGTTTCACGGGCAAATTTCATACAGGTAATTAACACCTTTAATCAAATCGAGGCTGCCAAAGCTTATCTTTTTGCCAATTCAGAATTACTTACAGAAGATTTTAACACTAGAATCTCGAGAGACCGCTTCTGGGAAGAGTCCATGCATGGCTTGTTAGTAGAAAATGTCGGTGTTAATCCCTATGATTTCAAAGATGAGGAAGATTTTTTCAATTATTTAAATCATACAGCCATTTTCAATGTTGAGCGAGAGGGTGACACCTATTATTTTCCTCCTATCGTAGCTGGAGAGTATCTAAAGCAGGAGCAAATCAAGGGATACAATTTAAGTGGCAAGGAAAGTCTAGTAATCCCCCAAGCAGATGATTTTTGTAATCACAGAAGCTACCAGTACCAAGATTTGACAACGCGGGGAACGATAGAATTTAGGAGCACTTGTGCTCAGCCTTTCGATAGGACCTTTGCACCAGCAGCTTTTCATTTGGGATTGTTGGCTAATCTTGAGGAAGTGATCGCTTATCTTAAAGATTGTGATTTCTTCAAATTAGAGGGGCGTAACTATAAAAGGCTGCGCAGAAAGTATTCGCAGATCGAGTTAACACAGACAGAGCAAGACTCTATTCAATCATTTGCATCAGATCTCCTTCAATTGGCTGTTAAAGGTTTGGAGAAACGAAAAGAAGGGGAAGAGTGCTACTTGTTTCCACTTATGAATGAGAGATAA
- the rpsH gene encoding 30S ribosomal protein S8: MVMTDPIADFLTRIRNANQANHEVLEVPASNIKKGIAEILKREGFVKNVEIIEDDKQGIIRVFLKYGQNGEKVITGLKRVSKPGLRVYKKREDLPKVLNGLGIAILSTSEGLLTDKEARQKNVGGEVIAYVW, from the coding sequence ATGGTTATGACTGACCCAATTGCAGACTTCCTGACACGTATCCGTAACGCTAATCAAGCGAACCACGAAGTACTTGAAGTACCTGCATCAAACATCAAAAAAGGGATTGCTGAGATCCTGAAGCGTGAAGGTTTTGTAAAAAACGTTGAAATCATCGAAGATGACAAACAAGGCATCATCCGTGTCTTCCTTAAGTACGGACAAAATGGTGAAAAAGTTATCACTGGTTTGAAACGTGTTTCAAAACCAGGTCTACGTGTTTACAAGAAACGCGAAGACCTTCCAAAAGTCTTGAACGGACTTGGAATTGCTATTCTTTCAACATCTGAAGGTTTGCTGACTGATAAAGAAGCACGCCAAAAGAACGTTGGTGGAGAAGTTATCGCTTACGTTTGGTAA
- a CDS encoding zinc-dependent MarR family transcriptional regulator, translating to MGHLAEKINHFLNEVILTAENQHEILVGSCTSDVQLTNTQEHILMLLSQESLTNSDLAKRLNVSQAAVTKAVKALVEQKMLETFKDKKDARVTFYRLTDLARPIAEEHQHHHVHTLETYQRLAEQFSSDEQEVIVKFLDGLIGEIGK from the coding sequence ATGGGGCATTTAGCAGAGAAAATTAATCATTTTTTGAATGAGGTTATATTGACAGCTGAGAATCAACATGAAATCTTGGTCGGCTCTTGTACGAGCGATGTGCAGCTAACGAACACGCAGGAACATATCTTAATGCTCTTGTCTCAGGAGTCTTTGACGAATTCTGATCTAGCTAAAAGACTGAATGTTAGCCAGGCTGCTGTAACTAAAGCTGTTAAGGCTTTGGTGGAGCAAAAGATGTTGGAAACATTCAAGGATAAGAAGGATGCTCGTGTGACTTTTTACCGATTGACTGATTTGGCACGACCGATTGCGGAAGAGCATCAACATCATCATGTTCATACTTTGGAGACTTACCAGAGATTGGCAGAGCAATTTTCTTCTGATGAGCAAGAAGTGATTGTGAAGTTTTTGGATGGTTTGATTGGAGAAATTGGGAAATGA
- the rpsK gene encoding 30S ribosomal protein S11: MAKPTRKRRVKKNIESGIAHIHATFNNTIVMITDVHGNAIAWSSAGALGFKGSRKSTPFAAQMASEAAAKSAQEHGLKSVEVTVKGPGSGRESAIRALAAAGLEVTAIRDVTPVPHNGARPPKRRRV, translated from the coding sequence TTGGCTAAACCAACACGTAAACGTCGTGTGAAGAAAAATATCGAATCTGGTATTGCACATATTCACGCTACATTTAATAACACTATTGTTATGATTACTGATGTGCATGGTAATGCGATTGCTTGGTCATCTGCTGGTGCTCTTGGTTTCAAAGGTTCTCGTAAATCTACACCATTTGCTGCCCAAATGGCATCTGAAGCTGCTGCTAAGTCTGCACAAGAACACGGTCTTAAATCAGTTGAAGTTACAGTTAAAGGTCCAGGTTCTGGTCGTGAGTCAGCTATTCGTGCACTTGCTGCAGCTGGTCTGGAAGTAACTGCTATTCGTGATGTGACTCCTGTGCCACACAATGGTGCTCGTCCTCCAAAACGTCGCCGTGTATAA
- a CDS encoding adenylate kinase: MNLLIMGLPGAGKGTQAAKIVEQFHVAHISTGDMFRAAMANETEMGVLAKSYISKGELVPDEVTNGIVKERLAQDDIKETGFLLDGYPRTIDQAHALDQILADLGIQLDAVINIEVNPDSLLERLSGRIIHRETGETFHKVFNPPVDYKEEDYYQREDDKPETVKRRLDVNIAQGQPIIDHYRAQGLVHDIQGNQEIEAVFSDIEKVLSNLK, translated from the coding sequence ATGAATCTTTTGATTATGGGCTTGCCAGGTGCAGGCAAGGGAACACAAGCAGCCAAAATTGTGGAACAATTCCACGTGGCACATATTTCAACTGGGGATATGTTCCGTGCTGCTATGGCCAATGAAACAGAAATGGGTGTTTTAGCGAAATCCTACATTTCTAAAGGCGAGTTGGTGCCAGATGAAGTGACGAACGGAATCGTGAAAGAGCGCTTGGCACAGGATGATATTAAAGAAACTGGTTTCTTGTTGGATGGTTATCCACGGACAATTGATCAAGCCCATGCTTTGGATCAAATCCTTGCGGATTTGGGCATCCAACTTGATGCAGTTATCAATATCGAAGTTAATCCAGATAGTTTGTTAGAACGTTTGAGCGGACGGATTATTCACCGCGAAACAGGGGAAACCTTCCACAAAGTTTTCAACCCACCAGTGGATTACAAAGAAGAAGATTACTATCAACGTGAAGACGACAAACCTGAAACAGTAAAACGTCGTTTGGATGTTAATATCGCTCAAGGCCAACCAATTATTGATCATTACCGTGCTCAAGGACTCGTTCACGACATTCAGGGCAATCAAGAGATTGAGGCAGTCTTCTCAGATATCGAAAAAGTCTTGTCAAATTTAAAATAA
- the rplO gene encoding 50S ribosomal protein L15, protein MKLHELQPAAGSRKVRNRVGRGTSSGNGKTSGRGQKGQKARSGGGVRLGFEGGQTPLFRRVPKRGFLNVNRKEYAIVNLDQLNVFEDGAEVTPVVLIEAGIVKAEKSGVKILGNGELTKKLTVKAAKFSKSAEEAITAKGGSVEVI, encoded by the coding sequence ATGAAACTTCATGAATTACAACCTGCTGCAGGTTCACGTAAAGTTCGCAACCGTGTTGGTCGCGGTACTTCATCAGGTAACGGTAAAACTTCTGGTCGCGGTCAAAAAGGTCAAAAAGCACGTAGCGGTGGCGGTGTTCGTCTTGGTTTTGAAGGTGGACAAACTCCATTGTTCCGTCGTGTACCAAAACGTGGTTTCTTGAATGTAAACCGTAAAGAATACGCGATTGTTAACCTTGACCAATTAAATGTCTTTGAAGATGGTGCAGAAGTAACTCCAGTTGTTCTCATCGAAGCAGGTATTGTAAAAGCTGAAAAATCTGGTGTTAAGATTCTTGGTAACGGAGAATTGACTAAGAAGTTGACTGTTAAAGCAGCTAAATTCTCTAAATCAGCTGAAGAAGCTATCACTGCTAAAGGTGGTTCAGTCGAAGTCATCTAA
- the rpmD gene encoding 50S ribosomal protein L30, translated as MAQIKITLTKSPIGRIPSQRKTVVALGLGKLNSSVIKEDNPAVRGMITAVSHLVTVEEVK; from the coding sequence ATGGCTCAAATTAAAATTACTTTGACTAAGTCTCCAATCGGACGCATCCCGTCACAACGTAAAACTGTTGTAGCACTTGGACTTGGCAAATTGAACAGCTCAGTTATCAAAGAAGACAATCCAGCGGTACGTGGTATGATCACTGCTGTATCTCACTTGGTAACTGTTGAAGAAGTTAAGTAA
- a CDS encoding DNA-directed RNA polymerase subunit alpha, whose protein sequence is MIEFEKPNITKIDENKNYGKFVVEPLERGYGTTLGNSLRRVLLASLPGAAVTSINIEGVLHEFDTISGVREDVMQIILNIKGIAVKSYVQDEKMIELDVEGPAEVTAGDILTDSDIEIVNPDHYLFTISEGARFKAKMAVNSGRGYVPADENKKDDAPVGTLAVDSIYTPVTKVNYQVEPARVGSNDGFDKLTLEILTNGTIIPEDALGLSARILTEHLNLFTDLTEVAISTDVMKEAEKSSDDRILERTIEELDLSVRSYNCLKRAGINTVFDLTEKSEPEMMKVRNLGRKSLEEVKVKLADLGLGLRNDK, encoded by the coding sequence ATGATTGAGTTTGAAAAACCAAATATAACAAAAATTGATGAAAATAAAAATTATGGCAAGTTTGTAGTTGAGCCGCTAGAACGCGGTTACGGTACAACACTTGGAAATTCGCTTCGTCGTGTACTTCTCGCCTCACTTCCAGGTGCAGCAGTGACTTCTATCAACATTGAAGGAGTATTGCACGAATTTGATACGATTTCTGGGGTCCGTGAAGATGTTATGCAGATTATTCTGAACATCAAGGGGATTGCTGTAAAATCTTACGTCCAAGACGAAAAGATGATTGAATTGGATGTTGAAGGTCCTGCAGAAGTAACTGCTGGAGACATTTTGACAGACAGTGATATCGAAATTGTAAACCCTGATCATTATCTCTTTACAATCAGTGAAGGTGCTCGCTTCAAAGCGAAAATGGCTGTGAATAGCGGTCGTGGATATGTACCAGCTGACGAAAATAAAAAAGATGATGCACCAGTAGGCACACTTGCGGTAGATTCTATCTATACGCCTGTGACAAAAGTAAATTACCAGGTTGAACCAGCTCGTGTTGGTAGCAACGATGGTTTTGATAAACTTACCCTTGAAATTTTAACGAATGGAACGATTATTCCCGAAGACGCTTTGGGACTATCAGCTCGTATCCTGACAGAGCATCTGAACCTCTTTACAGATTTAACAGAAGTTGCTATTTCAACTGATGTGATGAAGGAAGCAGAGAAATCTTCAGATGATCGCATTTTGGAACGTACAATTGAAGAATTGGATCTATCAGTTCGTTCATACAACTGTCTGAAACGCGCAGGAATTAATACTGTCTTTGATTTGACAGAAAAATCTGAGCCTGAAATGATGAAAGTTCGTAACTTGGGCCGCAAGAGTCTTGAAGAAGTTAAAGTTAAACTTGCTGACCTTGGTCTTGGGTTAAGAAATGATAAATAA